One stretch of Qipengyuania gelatinilytica DNA includes these proteins:
- the carA gene encoding glutamine-hydrolyzing carbamoyl-phosphate synthase small subunit: MALSAFSHAQPKDATGVIVLADGTCIWGKGFGATGSAVGEVCFNTAMTGYQEVMTDPSYDSQIVTFTFPHIGNVGANEEDVESRGLGAVGLIVRQDVTRHSNFRARDEFVEWCAKHGKIGLSGVDTRALTRRIRAQGAPNAVIAHNPRGQFDLKALKKQAAEWSGLEGLDLVPGVTRDDREDWKGGYWQLGTGYAEADNAKPHVVAIDYGAKDNIFRNLVKAGAKVTVVPARTSLEDILALQPDGVFLSNGPGDPAATGEYAVPVIQGLLERDIPLFGICLGHQMLGLAAGARTAKMFQGHRGANHPVQRVGEGWGESEGLVEITSMNHGFAIDAETLPETVEQTHVSLFDGTNCGITIKGKKAFGVQYHPEASPGPQDSFYLFEKFVGML, from the coding sequence ATGGCCCTGTCCGCATTCTCGCACGCGCAACCTAAAGACGCGACGGGAGTCATCGTCCTCGCAGATGGCACCTGCATCTGGGGCAAAGGCTTCGGCGCCACCGGCAGCGCGGTGGGCGAGGTGTGCTTCAATACCGCCATGACCGGCTACCAGGAGGTGATGACCGATCCCTCCTATGACAGCCAGATCGTCACCTTCACCTTCCCGCATATCGGCAATGTCGGCGCGAACGAGGAAGACGTCGAAAGCCGCGGCCTTGGCGCGGTCGGCCTGATCGTGCGGCAGGACGTGACCCGCCATTCGAATTTCCGCGCCCGCGACGAGTTCGTCGAATGGTGCGCCAAGCACGGCAAGATCGGCCTTTCAGGCGTCGATACCCGCGCGCTTACCCGCCGTATCAGGGCGCAAGGCGCACCCAATGCCGTGATCGCGCACAACCCGCGCGGACAGTTCGACCTGAAGGCTCTGAAAAAGCAGGCCGCGGAATGGAGCGGGCTTGAAGGCCTCGACCTGGTTCCCGGCGTCACCCGCGACGACCGCGAGGACTGGAAGGGAGGCTACTGGCAGCTCGGCACAGGCTATGCAGAGGCCGACAATGCCAAGCCCCACGTTGTTGCCATCGACTATGGCGCAAAGGACAACATCTTCCGCAACCTCGTGAAGGCCGGTGCGAAGGTCACGGTCGTTCCGGCGCGCACCAGCCTCGAGGACATCCTCGCGCTGCAACCCGACGGGGTGTTCCTGTCGAACGGCCCCGGCGATCCGGCTGCAACCGGCGAATACGCTGTCCCGGTCATCCAGGGCCTGCTTGAACGCGATATCCCGCTGTTCGGTATCTGCCTTGGTCACCAGATGCTCGGCCTCGCGGCTGGCGCCAGGACCGCCAAGATGTTCCAGGGCCATCGCGGCGCCAATCACCCTGTCCAGCGTGTAGGCGAGGGCTGGGGTGAGAGCGAGGGGCTCGTCGAGATCACCAGCATGAACCACGGTTTCGCCATCGATGCCGAGACGCTGCCGGAAACGGTCGAGCAGACCCACGTCTCGCTCTTCGACGGCACCAATTGCGGGATCACGATCAAGGGCAAGAAGGCCTTCGGGGTCCAGTATCACCCCGAGGCGAGCCCCGGGCCGCAGGACAGTTTCTACCTCTTCGAAAAATTCGTGGGGATGCTTTGA
- a CDS encoding GatB/YqeY domain-containing protein gives MLRDKIQSETVTAMKAKDKERTAALRLIGAKIKDRDIELRTADKKPGDDELVTDVLMKMAKQRKESIAMYEDGGRQELADKEKAELVVIEEFLPQQMSEEETRAAIAQIKADTGAESMKDMGKVMGELKARHGATLDMTKASGLVKEALS, from the coding sequence ATGCTCCGCGATAAGATCCAGTCCGAAACCGTCACTGCCATGAAAGCGAAGGACAAGGAGCGCACGGCCGCGCTTCGCCTGATCGGCGCCAAGATCAAGGATCGCGACATCGAACTGCGCACCGCCGACAAGAAGCCCGGGGATGACGAGCTCGTCACCGATGTGCTGATGAAGATGGCCAAGCAGCGCAAGGAATCGATCGCCATGTACGAAGATGGCGGACGCCAGGAACTCGCCGACAAGGAAAAGGCAGAACTCGTCGTCATCGAGGAATTCCTCCCCCAGCAGATGAGCGAGGAAGAAACCCGCGCAGCCATCGCCCAGATCAAGGCCGATACGGGCGCGGAAAGCATGAAGGACATGGGCAAGGTCATGGGCGAGCTGAAAGCGCGCCACGGCGCCACCCTCGACATGACCAAGGCAAGCGGCCTGGTGAAGGAAGCTCTATCGTGA